From Chiloscyllium punctatum isolate Juve2018m chromosome 36, sChiPun1.3, whole genome shotgun sequence, the proteins below share one genomic window:
- the LOC140459978 gene encoding uncharacterized protein codes for MREGADKSVGRLVALLLDLAKMAIYSGRVEGDAGQGLANGTRRGRGLTDGKPRLDLAAGRERPDPAGPDRRRRRRRRGRARRPPRCGQAVHLPRVRPGLQPLLRPGEAQVPPGPGAAVRVRGLREGLQLPLGAGGPPAGAHRRAAVRLPRLREGLHPVVQPADPPAGPQRQPAVHLLRVRPRLPPGLPPAAAPAGAHRRAAVPLHRVRQGLQPVLRPAEAPAGAHRRAAVRLPRVRGALHAGLTPAAAPAGAHRRAAVRVPGLREAVHPGVQPAEAPAGARRGEALRLLAVREGIRRVLDAPETPAGAHREVVVHLLGVRAGAHVAAVLRLCGHRLCSSDSRLIPCSA; via the exons ATGAGGGAAGGAGCAGACAAGTCTGTGGGCCGCCTTGTGGCTTTGCTCCTGGACCTGGCCAAGATGGCCATTTACAG cggaagggttgagggggatgcgggccaagggctggcaaatgggacgagacgAG GGAGAGGACTCACAGACGGGAAACCCAGACTCGACCTCGCAGCAGGCCGAGAGAGACCCGATCCAGCGGGACCTGATCGTCGGCGGCGTCGGCGGCGGCGTGGAAGGGCGAGGCGGCCTCCCCGGTGCGGGCaagccgttcacctgccccgggTGCGGCCGGGGCTTCAGCCGCTCCTGCGACCTGGGGAGGCACAAGTGCCACCGGGCCCGGGCGCGGCCGTGCGAGTGCGGGgactgcgggaagggcttcagttACCCCTCGGAGCTGGAGGCCCACCGGCGGGTGCACACCGGCGAGCGGCCGTTCGTCTGCCCCGcctgcgggaagggcttcacccggTCGtgcaacctgctgacccaccagcgggtccacagcGGCAGccggccgttcacctgctccgaGTGCGGCCACGGCTTCCTCCGGGTCTCCCACCTGCTGCAGCACCGGCGGGTGCACACCGGCGAGCGGCCGTACCCCTGCACCGAGTGCGGCAAGGGCTTCAGCCAGTCctccgacctgctgaagcaccgGCGGGTGCACACCGGCGAGCGGCCGTTcgcctgccccgagtgcggggaGCGCTTCACGCAGGTCTCACACCTGCTGCGGCACCGGCGGGCGCACACCGGCGAGCGGCCGTTCGAGTGCCCGGCCTGCGGGAAGCGGTTCACCCAGGCGTCCAGCCTGCTGAGGCACCGGCGGGCGCAcgccggggagaggcccttcgtCTGCTCGCTGTGCGAGAAGGGATTCGCCGAGTCCTCGATGCTCCTGAGACACCAGCGGGTGCACACCGGGAAGTGGTCGTTCACCTGCTCGGTGTGCGGGCGGGTGCACACGTCGCTGCAGTGCTCCGACTCTGCGGTCATCGCCTCTGCTCGTCAGATTCACGACTGATCCCCTGCTCGGCTTGA